A genomic segment from Gracilimonas sediminicola encodes:
- a CDS encoding short chain dehydrogenase — protein sequence MKIVIVGATGTIGAKVTAELEKRHEIIKVGSSSGDIQMDMTSYESIEKMYKRVGKVDAVIVAAGSATMKPFSELEEEDFYVGIKSKMMGQVNVVLAGREYINDNGSFTLTTGILSEDPIKGSVGLGLVNGAVNSFGISAAAEMKRGVRLNVVSPGLVEDSAAELGSYFPGHNPVTMDKVVNAYVKSVEGIRTGEIIKVY from the coding sequence ATGAAGATTGTAATAGTTGGAGCAACCGGAACTATTGGGGCCAAGGTGACGGCAGAATTAGAAAAAAGGCATGAAATTATAAAAGTGGGTTCAAGCTCTGGAGATATCCAGATGGATATGACTTCCTATGAGTCGATTGAGAAAATGTATAAACGGGTTGGCAAAGTTGACGCCGTAATAGTTGCTGCAGGAAGTGCTACCATGAAACCGTTTTCTGAGTTGGAAGAAGAGGATTTTTATGTAGGCATCAAAAGTAAAATGATGGGACAGGTAAACGTGGTGTTAGCAGGTAGGGAGTATATAAATGACAATGGTTCTTTTACGCTAACAACTGGAATTCTTTCAGAAGATCCTATCAAAGGGTCCGTTGGCTTGGGATTGGTAAATGGAGCTGTTAACTCATTTGGTATATCAGCAGCCGCCGAAATGAAAAGGGGAGTCAGATTGAACGTTGTTAGTCCGGGCTTAGTGGAAGATTCGGCAGCTGAATTAGGGAGTTATTTTCCCGGACATAATCCGGTTACAATGGATAAAGTGGTTAATGCTTATGTGAAAAGCGTAGAGGGAATCCGGACAGGAGAGATCATTAAAGTTTACTGA
- the lhgO gene encoding L-2-hydroxyglutarate oxidase, whose translation MYDFTIVGAGIVGLSTAYKLSLKYPEARILVVEKENKVAAHQTGKNSGVIHSGIYYKPGSYKAKNCVDGRHQLVDFCKKHGVAIEICGKVIVAADESEVPKLKEIYERGLQNEIEGIELIDADRLNELEPYVQGVAAIHVPCSGIVDYAGMCRKLMGLLEEGNGEVRFNSAVSNISNKGDEVVIEAGGDKISTRFLINCAGLYSDHVARFAGIHSPVKIVPFKGEYYELKPEAEYLVNDLIYPLPNPEFPFLGVHFTRMALGGIECGPNAVFAFKREGYKKLSFNLKETTETFNFPGFWKMAKEHWRMGLDEYKRSFSKKAFVKGLQKLIPDVREEHLKVSPAGIRAMALQPNGEILDDFYFEVVDRQIHVLNAPSPAATAGLAIGDEIVKRVEANFTFQQSA comes from the coding sequence ATGTACGATTTTACTATTGTTGGAGCCGGAATTGTAGGGCTCTCCACGGCTTATAAATTATCCCTGAAATATCCTGAAGCGCGTATTCTCGTTGTAGAGAAAGAGAATAAAGTAGCGGCTCACCAAACAGGAAAAAACTCCGGGGTTATCCATTCGGGTATTTACTACAAGCCCGGCAGTTATAAAGCTAAGAACTGCGTGGATGGTCGTCATCAGCTGGTTGACTTCTGCAAAAAGCATGGCGTGGCCATAGAAATATGCGGCAAGGTAATTGTTGCTGCTGATGAGAGTGAAGTACCCAAACTTAAAGAGATTTATGAGCGCGGACTTCAGAATGAAATCGAAGGCATCGAGCTTATTGATGCAGACCGACTGAACGAGCTGGAGCCCTATGTTCAGGGAGTTGCAGCTATCCATGTGCCGTGCTCCGGTATTGTAGATTACGCCGGCATGTGCCGCAAGCTGATGGGGCTTTTGGAAGAAGGAAATGGCGAAGTCAGGTTCAATAGTGCCGTTTCGAACATTTCGAATAAAGGGGATGAAGTTGTAATCGAAGCTGGTGGAGACAAAATCAGCACCCGGTTCTTAATCAATTGTGCAGGGCTGTATTCTGACCATGTGGCTCGCTTCGCAGGCATTCATTCCCCGGTTAAAATTGTGCCGTTTAAGGGAGAGTATTACGAGCTCAAACCCGAAGCCGAATATCTTGTAAATGATTTGATTTACCCGCTTCCAAACCCTGAGTTCCCGTTTCTGGGGGTGCACTTTACGCGAATGGCTCTTGGGGGAATTGAATGCGGGCCCAATGCGGTTTTCGCCTTTAAGAGGGAAGGGTATAAAAAGCTTTCCTTCAACCTGAAGGAAACAACCGAAACCTTCAACTTCCCCGGCTTCTGGAAAATGGCCAAAGAACACTGGCGAATGGGACTGGATGAATACAAACGGTCTTTTTCCAAGAAGGCCTTTGTAAAAGGACTGCAAAAATTAATCCCGGACGTACGGGAAGAACACCTTAAAGTATCCCCGGCAGGAATCCGGGCTATGGCACTTCAACCGAACGGAGAAATCCTGGACGACTTCTACTTTGAAGTAGTTGATCGCCAAATTCATGTGCTTAATGCTCCGAGTCCGGCCGCTACAGCCGGTCTTGCCATAGGTGATGAAATCGTTAAAAGGGTGGAAGCTAACTTCACCTTCCAGCAATCAGCCTGA
- a CDS encoding RagB/SusD family nutrient uptake outer membrane protein → MKYLNKLLLIVLLSAGISACDFLDPNEISDPNNPSIEGVLSDASKAQLQNLVTGLTERHRATTGANNIMSTFGREIYPLFASDPRFVNQWVGVGADANAEEDPTFFGSGGTYTTPYQAIRQGNVLIQSANNSNAITDQERNGYLGVAKTLQAYSYLIPLNVQYTNGIRIDVDNVGDLGPFLDYDAALQEIRNLLDEAQTDLNAAGSSFAFVLTDGFDEFNTPADFVNLNRAIAARAAIYAEDWDAAVTAVEDAAPFFELATGADVMNKGGYHVYGDPPDIFNPFYYVPNTTSVQLPMAHPSLVDDAEAGDMRIDNKIFVRNDTLTLQGLGSPYQDNRFSGTGDSFPFFRNEELILIYAEALAQRNSGTDLVDAVDAINVVRNTWGLGDFLSANQSDIIDQILFERRYSLWFEGGHRWIDAIRYDRLDDLPLDGGQIYEYIARPQSEL, encoded by the coding sequence ATGAAATATTTAAACAAACTATTGTTAATCGTACTGCTTTCAGCAGGGATTTCGGCCTGTGATTTCCTGGACCCGAATGAAATAAGCGATCCTAATAATCCATCTATTGAAGGGGTTTTGTCTGATGCTTCCAAAGCACAGCTTCAAAACCTTGTAACCGGATTAACAGAACGCCACCGGGCAACCACCGGGGCGAATAACATCATGAGTACCTTTGGGCGCGAAATTTATCCGCTCTTTGCCTCAGATCCCCGATTTGTTAATCAGTGGGTAGGCGTAGGTGCTGATGCTAACGCAGAAGAAGATCCAACGTTCTTTGGCTCAGGCGGAACATACACGACTCCGTATCAGGCTATAAGACAGGGTAATGTTCTGATTCAGTCTGCCAATAATTCCAATGCGATTACCGATCAGGAGCGCAATGGATATTTGGGAGTAGCTAAAACGCTGCAGGCTTACAGTTACCTGATTCCCCTCAATGTTCAATACACCAACGGTATACGCATTGATGTAGACAATGTGGGCGACTTAGGTCCTTTCCTGGATTATGACGCAGCTCTGCAGGAAATCAGAAATCTTCTGGATGAAGCTCAAACTGATCTGAATGCAGCAGGCTCAAGCTTTGCCTTTGTACTGACGGATGGTTTTGATGAATTCAATACACCGGCTGATTTTGTGAACCTGAACCGTGCTATTGCAGCCAGAGCAGCAATTTATGCGGAAGATTGGGATGCAGCAGTAACAGCTGTTGAAGATGCTGCTCCTTTCTTTGAGTTAGCTACAGGTGCAGATGTAATGAATAAAGGCGGGTACCATGTTTATGGTGATCCACCAGACATTTTCAACCCATTCTATTACGTGCCAAACACAACTTCTGTTCAGTTGCCAATGGCACATCCATCACTGGTTGATGATGCAGAAGCAGGTGATATGCGCATCGACAATAAAATCTTTGTCAGAAATGATACCTTAACCCTTCAGGGTTTGGGGTCACCTTACCAGGATAATCGTTTTTCAGGAACCGGAGATTCATTTCCGTTCTTCAGAAATGAGGAGCTGATTCTGATTTACGCAGAAGCACTCGCACAACGCAACTCGGGAACCGACTTAGTTGATGCCGTTGACGCTATCAACGTAGTTCGAAACACCTGGGGACTGGGTGACTTCTTAAGTGCCAACCAGTCTGATATCATCGATCAAATTCTGTTTGAGCGACGATACTCACTATGGTTTGAAGGCGGCCATCGCTGGATAGATGCCATAAGATATGATCGTCTGGATGATCTGCCATTGGATGGAGGTCAGATTTACGAATACATAGCACGGCCACAATCTGAACTTTAA
- a CDS encoding SusC/RagA family TonB-linked outer membrane protein has translation MRNSYYVRFLAVLAVTFFCAQVAIAQYTVSGTVTDASTGEALVGVTIFDANTNTGTSTNINGRYSLELPAGETSLRFSSIGYVTQNLDVSGSNGEEVTLDVEMRSDVANLEELVVTGLASSIKRENLANAITKVDAADLVERTQPQTLDGAFKGKIPGVSIRSQSGAPGGGINVQMRGVSTLGAGSSQPLYIIDGVYVNNDAISNSRYLTTGANSTQEDNSANRLSDINPEDVESIEVLKGPSAAAIYGQRANAGVIIITTKKGQAGDTQVSVSQDVGFNSALNLVGVAEWNPDKITTYTSIFGGNTAAEIAAYNAAANAGRIYDYEEELYGNTGLITQTNVGVSGGNSATSFYITGTTRSEDGIIENTGFDRNSIRLNLDHRISENLRVASRTSYTFSENQRGFTGNQNGTGGSIGYALSYTPTYAQLFPNDQGDYPNNPYFSDNMLSIVNNAVNDQTVQRLIQGLQVNADLFKSGSNILSLSVDGGVDYLTFKSMVWMPTYLQNQQSNANPGDVVHTIEDNFNSNVQAVLSYATTVSSNIQLNTQLGFSRFDQFQERNVVRGQGLVAGQTGIANATIQSVINQTEVEVVDLSWFGQEEINWDDKIIATVGGRFDRSSLNADQDEYYFYPKASLAVNLLNFDIIEGDFLNQLKPRIAYGETGGLPNFGVTYSSLNSGNIGGLLATSVGGRSIDPNLKPESAQELEFGVDVAMLDNRISLEATYYNKKVADLILDEQVPTSSGISVIATNAADLVNKGMEFTLNLNPVRNPNLNWFSTVLFWKNESEITDLSIDGYTTGGFGTSLSNYLIQEGFSPSTIVGLPAVSDPSLYTVYGDGQPDFEMSFSNEFNIYKNFDFSFLWHWKSGGDNINLSQLLTDAGGTSPDWNDSVEGSTLPKGADRVINGGSGAYVYDASYVKLREIGLYYTVPTETLTNIFGNSVSNIKIGASANNVLLFSDYPSYDPETSVFGTQAINNSVEVTPFPTSRQVMFHVNIDF, from the coding sequence ATGAGAAATAGCTACTATGTAAGATTTCTGGCTGTTCTTGCTGTCACATTTTTTTGTGCACAGGTTGCAATAGCACAGTATACAGTATCCGGTACGGTAACAGATGCCTCAACCGGAGAAGCATTGGTCGGTGTTACTATTTTTGATGCCAACACCAATACAGGTACTTCAACCAATATTAATGGTCGGTATTCCCTTGAGTTACCGGCAGGCGAAACCAGCTTACGGTTCTCATCTATTGGGTATGTAACCCAGAACCTTGATGTATCAGGTTCCAACGGAGAGGAAGTAACGCTTGATGTTGAAATGCGTTCGGATGTTGCGAACCTTGAAGAATTGGTAGTAACAGGTTTGGCAAGTTCGATCAAAAGAGAGAACCTTGCGAATGCCATTACCAAGGTAGATGCTGCAGATTTAGTTGAACGAACACAACCTCAAACACTGGATGGAGCCTTTAAAGGGAAGATTCCGGGGGTATCTATTCGTTCACAAAGTGGAGCACCGGGCGGTGGTATTAACGTACAGATGCGTGGAGTAAGTACACTGGGAGCCGGTTCTTCTCAGCCACTCTATATTATTGATGGTGTGTACGTGAACAACGATGCCATTTCTAACTCCCGATATCTGACAACAGGTGCCAACAGTACCCAGGAAGATAACTCAGCTAACCGCCTTTCTGATATTAACCCGGAAGACGTGGAAAGTATCGAGGTGCTTAAGGGGCCTTCTGCTGCGGCTATTTACGGCCAGCGGGCGAATGCTGGTGTGATCATTATCACCACCAAAAAAGGGCAGGCCGGAGATACTCAGGTTTCAGTTTCTCAGGATGTTGGATTTAACAGTGCCCTTAACCTTGTAGGTGTTGCTGAATGGAATCCCGATAAAATTACGACCTATACCTCCATTTTTGGTGGTAATACTGCTGCTGAAATTGCTGCATATAATGCCGCAGCTAATGCCGGTCGTATTTATGATTATGAAGAAGAGTTATATGGAAACACAGGCTTGATTACCCAAACAAATGTGGGTGTGTCAGGCGGTAACAGTGCTACCAGCTTTTACATTACAGGTACAACCCGAAGCGAAGACGGGATCATCGAAAACACCGGTTTCGACAGAAACTCCATTCGATTGAATCTCGATCACCGCATCAGCGAGAACCTGAGGGTAGCGAGTCGCACCAGTTATACATTTAGCGAAAACCAGCGTGGTTTCACCGGAAACCAGAACGGTACGGGTGGTTCCATTGGTTATGCGCTTTCCTACACCCCAACGTATGCACAGTTATTCCCGAACGATCAGGGCGATTATCCTAACAACCCATACTTTAGTGATAATATGTTGTCGATCGTTAACAATGCGGTGAATGACCAAACGGTACAACGGTTGATTCAGGGACTTCAGGTAAATGCTGACCTGTTTAAGAGCGGTTCAAATATTCTTTCTCTTTCCGTGGACGGTGGTGTTGACTACTTGACCTTTAAGAGTATGGTTTGGATGCCTACTTACCTGCAAAATCAGCAGAGTAATGCCAACCCAGGAGATGTGGTTCACACCATCGAAGATAACTTCAACTCCAATGTGCAGGCTGTGTTAAGCTATGCAACAACGGTATCTTCGAATATCCAGTTGAACACTCAGCTCGGTTTTTCCCGATTCGATCAGTTCCAGGAACGTAATGTAGTTCGAGGCCAGGGTCTGGTTGCCGGACAAACCGGTATCGCAAATGCTACTATCCAGTCGGTAATCAACCAAACAGAAGTTGAGGTTGTTGACCTTAGCTGGTTTGGACAGGAAGAGATTAACTGGGATGACAAAATCATTGCTACCGTTGGTGGTCGTTTTGACCGTTCCTCATTGAATGCTGATCAGGATGAATACTACTTCTATCCGAAGGCATCTTTAGCGGTTAACCTGCTGAACTTCGACATCATTGAAGGCGACTTCCTTAACCAGTTGAAGCCGCGTATAGCTTATGGCGAGACGGGTGGTCTTCCCAACTTTGGTGTAACCTACAGTTCTCTGAACTCAGGAAACATCGGCGGGTTATTAGCCACTTCAGTTGGTGGGCGTAGTATTGACCCCAACCTGAAGCCTGAAAGCGCCCAGGAGCTTGAGTTTGGTGTTGATGTAGCCATGCTTGATAACCGAATTTCTCTTGAAGCTACTTATTACAACAAAAAAGTAGCGGATCTGATTTTGGATGAGCAGGTACCAACATCTTCCGGTATTTCTGTGATTGCAACTAATGCAGCTGACCTGGTAAACAAAGGAATGGAATTTACGCTGAACCTGAACCCGGTTCGCAATCCAAACCTGAATTGGTTCTCAACAGTACTTTTCTGGAAAAATGAGTCAGAAATCACAGATCTGTCTATTGATGGATATACAACCGGTGGTTTCGGAACCAGTTTGAGTAACTACCTGATTCAGGAAGGATTCTCACCATCTACTATTGTAGGTCTTCCTGCAGTTAGTGATCCTTCATTGTATACTGTTTACGGTGACGGACAGCCTGATTTCGAAATGTCATTCTCAAATGAATTCAACATTTATAAAAACTTCGATTTCAGCTTCCTGTGGCACTGGAAAAGCGGCGGAGACAATATCAACCTCTCCCAGCTGCTTACCGATGCGGGAGGTACATCTCCTGACTGGAACGACAGCGTAGAGGGATCAACCCTTCCAAAAGGAGCTGATCGTGTAATTAATGGCGGTTCCGGAGCATATGTATATGATGCGTCTTATGTGAAACTACGTGAGATTGGATTGTACTACACCGTGCCTACCGAAACGCTTACTAATATTTTTGGTAACAGCGTGAGCAATATTAAGATTGGTGCATCAGCAAATAACGTATTGCTGTTTTCTGATTACCCAAGTTATGATCCGGAAACCTCCGTATTTGGTACTCAGGCCATCAACAACTCTGTGGAAGTAACTCCTTTCCCTACTTCCAGACAGGTGATGTTCCACGTAAATATTGACTTTTAA
- a CDS encoding TlpA family protein disulfide reductase, whose amino-acid sequence MKSTFLPALLIVILTILSCTDSTRQNPRDLSEANQKIDEAIWNASFQDLEGNEVTVADLKGKVVLIDFWETWCGPCLQVFPAMDSLQNEYPDDFVVVAVNLNDSDTLEDVQNFKENNDYDFKYVLDVNNVGDEVITLGIPFKVFVDPQGYLIKAELGLSGSDYQDTKEIIEQNKTS is encoded by the coding sequence ATGAAATCTACCTTTTTACCTGCTCTGCTTATTGTAATTTTAACGATTTTATCCTGCACCGATTCAACCCGACAAAATCCCCGCGACCTGTCAGAAGCAAATCAAAAGATTGATGAAGCTATCTGGAATGCCAGCTTCCAGGATCTTGAAGGCAACGAAGTAACAGTAGCAGACCTTAAAGGAAAAGTAGTTCTTATTGATTTTTGGGAGACCTGGTGCGGCCCCTGTCTGCAGGTTTTTCCGGCAATGGATTCCCTTCAGAATGAATACCCCGACGACTTTGTTGTGGTTGCCGTAAACCTGAACGATTCAGATACTCTTGAAGACGTCCAGAATTTCAAAGAGAACAATGATTATGATTTCAAATATGTGCTGGACGTCAACAATGTTGGAGATGAAGTCATAACCCTGGGTATCCCCTTTAAAGTATTTGTTGACCCGCAGGGATATTTGATAAAAGCTGAACTCGGATTAAGCGGCAGCGACTATCAGGACACAAAAGAAATTATAGAACAGAACAAAACATCATAA
- the ahcY gene encoding adenosylhomocysteinase, which translates to MPQVKEEEKLAYKVKDISQARYGRQEIELAEAEMPGLMAIREEYKDEQPLKGARIAGCLHMTIQTAVLIETLIELGAEVTWSSCNIYSTQDHAAAAIAEAGIPVYAWKGMTEEEFDWCIEQTIFFPDGQPLNMILDDGGDLTNMVLDKYPELVDGINGISEETTTGVLRLIERERNGTLPIPAINVNDSVTKSKFDNKYGCKESAADAIRRATDVMMAGKVAVVAGYGDVGKGTAASLQGAGARVIVTEIDPICALQAAMDGFEVKKMDDAVEEGDIFVTATGNKDIIKDRHFLNMKDKAIVGNIGHFDNEIDVAWLKKNAEEENIKPQVDVFTVNETGRQVILLSQGRLMNLGNATGHPSFVMSNSFTNQTLAQIALWNRPEEFEVGVHVLPKSLDEKVARLHLSKIGVELEALTEEQAEYIGVPIKGPYKSDQYRY; encoded by the coding sequence ATGCCACAAGTTAAAGAAGAAGAAAAGTTAGCCTATAAAGTTAAAGACATTTCGCAGGCTCGTTATGGCCGGCAGGAAATTGAACTGGCCGAGGCAGAAATGCCCGGACTCATGGCCATCCGTGAAGAATATAAAGATGAGCAGCCACTGAAAGGTGCCCGTATTGCAGGCTGCCTTCACATGACCATCCAAACCGCCGTGCTGATTGAAACACTGATTGAGCTTGGCGCTGAAGTCACCTGGTCATCTTGTAATATCTATTCCACTCAGGATCACGCAGCTGCAGCCATTGCTGAAGCCGGAATTCCGGTTTATGCCTGGAAAGGAATGACCGAGGAAGAATTTGACTGGTGTATTGAACAAACCATCTTTTTCCCGGACGGCCAGCCATTGAATATGATTTTAGATGATGGCGGTGACCTCACCAATATGGTGCTGGATAAATATCCGGAACTGGTGGATGGTATTAACGGGATTTCTGAAGAAACAACAACCGGTGTGCTTCGCCTGATTGAGCGGGAACGCAATGGCACCCTGCCTATCCCGGCTATTAATGTAAACGACTCGGTTACCAAGTCGAAGTTTGATAACAAGTACGGTTGTAAAGAATCAGCTGCCGATGCCATCCGACGTGCCACTGATGTGATGATGGCCGGAAAGGTAGCTGTTGTTGCCGGTTACGGTGATGTCGGAAAAGGAACCGCTGCCTCTCTTCAAGGCGCCGGAGCCCGGGTTATTGTAACAGAGATTGACCCTATTTGTGCGCTACAGGCCGCAATGGACGGTTTTGAAGTGAAGAAGATGGACGATGCCGTTGAAGAAGGCGACATCTTCGTTACTGCAACCGGTAACAAAGACATCATCAAAGACCGCCACTTCCTGAATATGAAAGACAAAGCCATTGTAGGAAACATCGGTCACTTTGATAATGAGATTGATGTTGCCTGGCTGAAGAAAAACGCCGAGGAAGAAAACATCAAACCACAGGTAGATGTGTTTACGGTGAATGAAACCGGTCGGCAGGTTATTCTGCTATCGCAGGGTCGCCTGATGAACCTTGGAAATGCAACGGGTCACCCATCCTTTGTGATGAGTAACAGTTTCACCAACCAAACTCTGGCACAGATTGCCCTCTGGAATCGTCCGGAAGAATTTGAGGTTGGCGTTCATGTGCTGCCAAAATCACTGGATGAGAAAGTAGCCCGACTGCACTTGTCCAAAATTGGCGTAGAACTTGAAGCACTGACGGAAGAGCAAGCCGAATACATCGGTGTTCCTATTAAAGGACCTTATAAGTCAGATCAGTATCGTTATTAA
- a CDS encoding STAS domain-containing protein produces the protein MKYDISERYNCVVITFKGNLMGGPDAEQFREKLHELIEKDKKEIIVDLGKVKFINSSGLGILIGGLTTMKNAGGELVICQADKKIESLLMVTQLVKVFNHFRTLDEAAEYFHEKGKED, from the coding sequence ATGAAATACGATATTTCGGAACGGTACAATTGTGTGGTAATTACTTTTAAGGGGAATTTGATGGGCGGACCCGATGCGGAACAATTTCGGGAAAAGCTTCATGAACTGATTGAGAAGGATAAGAAAGAAATTATTGTGGACTTGGGGAAGGTGAAGTTTATTAACTCCTCCGGGTTGGGGATTTTGATAGGCGGACTCACCACCATGAAAAATGCCGGCGGCGAGTTGGTAATCTGCCAGGCCGACAAGAAAATTGAAAGTCTTTTGATGGTAACTCAGCTTGTGAAGGTGTTTAACCATTTCCGCACACTTGACGAAGCCGCTGAATACTTCCACGAAAAAGGAAAAGAAGACTAA